In Asanoa sp. WMMD1127, one genomic interval encodes:
- a CDS encoding helix-turn-helix transcriptional regulator, producing MTDTSPLAALGLRPIEEATYRELVARPAATTEELAAALDATVPATGAALTSLHGLGLAARSGGRYIASSPTFALGPLVTQRRDQLRRAELELANLAARYRATAADRAAGDLVEVVTGVDVITRRFAQLQATATDEVQALVTATTLAVSRADNAAEIEGLGRGVRYRVVIERTVLEQEGGAADAAAALAAGEEVRVAEHVPIKLVIADRAIGVLPMADESNQPTAIVVHRSGLLDALQALFDAVWHRALPLTLGPDGALEEQSTDGALFPLDRQVLALLLAGLTDRAIASQLGMSMRTVQRRVQRMMELAGVRTRMQLGWYAAQTEWA from the coding sequence GTGACCGACACCTCGCCGCTCGCCGCGCTCGGCTTGCGGCCCATCGAAGAGGCGACCTACCGCGAGCTGGTCGCCCGGCCCGCCGCCACCACGGAGGAGCTCGCCGCGGCGCTCGACGCCACCGTGCCCGCGACCGGCGCCGCCCTGACCAGCCTGCACGGCCTGGGTCTGGCCGCCCGCTCCGGCGGCCGCTACATCGCCAGCTCGCCGACCTTCGCCCTCGGCCCGCTGGTCACCCAGCGCCGCGACCAGCTGCGCCGCGCCGAGCTGGAGCTGGCGAACCTGGCGGCCCGCTACCGGGCGACGGCGGCTGACCGCGCCGCCGGCGACCTGGTCGAGGTGGTCACCGGGGTCGACGTGATCACCCGCCGCTTCGCGCAGCTCCAAGCCACGGCCACCGACGAGGTGCAGGCCCTGGTCACCGCGACCACGCTGGCGGTCAGCCGCGCCGACAACGCGGCCGAGATCGAGGGCCTCGGCCGGGGAGTGCGCTACCGCGTCGTCATCGAACGGACCGTGCTCGAGCAAGAGGGCGGCGCCGCCGACGCTGCGGCGGCCCTGGCCGCGGGCGAGGAGGTACGCGTCGCGGAGCACGTACCCATCAAGCTGGTGATCGCTGACCGGGCGATCGGCGTGCTCCCGATGGCCGACGAGAGCAACCAGCCGACCGCGATCGTGGTGCACCGCAGCGGCCTCCTCGACGCGCTGCAGGCCCTCTTCGACGCGGTCTGGCATCGCGCGCTGCCGCTCACCCTGGGCCCGGACGGCGCGCTGGAGGAGCAGTCCACCGACGGCGCGCTGTTCCCGCTCGACCGCCAGGTGCTGGCGCTGCTGCTCGCCGGCCTGACCGACCGCGCCATCGCCTCGCAGCTCGGCATGTCGATGCGCACGGTCCAGCGCCGGGTGCAACGGATGATGGAGCTGGCCGGCGTGCGTACCCGCATGCAACTCGGCTGGTACGCCGCGCAGACCGAGTGGGCCTGA